In the genome of Montipora foliosa isolate CH-2021 chromosome 3, ASM3666993v2, whole genome shotgun sequence, one region contains:
- the LOC137995429 gene encoding uncharacterized protein, producing the protein MRNAISPAEQLPVTLRFLATGETYTSLQYQFRINKGTLSLIIPRVCEAISTVLASYITCPSSEEEWLKIAKRFHRRWQLLNCIGAIDGKHVRILHPPGTGSDYFNYKGFFSIVLMAVVGPNAEFVFADVGCYGRISDGGVLRNIVFYHALEAKQLNIPEPKPLPVNDAMVEEWDTLVPHYFVGDDAFSLTENVMKPYARRAISEEQRVFNYRLSRARRVSENAFGILSAKFRIFHSTLCVKPKNAISIVHSCLALHNFLINKCPTVYTTPGSLDYENENGEVIAGEWRQTGDNTFENLALPGMNHTRSASQMRGYLSEYVNSPGQVPWQWKVLLP; encoded by the coding sequence ATGAGAAATGCCATCTCACCAGCTGAGCAGCTTCCTGTGACGCTTCGTTTTCTGGCTACCGGTGAGACGTACACAAGTCTCCAATATCAGTTCCGGATTAACAAAGGAACACTTTCTCTCATAATCCCCAGAGTATGTGAGGCGATTTCTACCGTCCTTGCGTCATATATCACATGCCCAAGTTCCGAGGAAGAATGGTTAAAGATCGCCAAGCGTTTTCATAGAAGATGGCAACTGCTGAATTGTATCGGAGCTATCGACGGGAAACACGTCCGGATCCTACACCCCCCAGGAACTGGCTCCgattattttaattacaaaggGTTCTTCAGCATTGTGCTTATGGCAGTCGTGGGCCCTAATGCAGAATTTGTGTTTGCTGATGTTGGCTGCTATGGTCGCATTAGTGATGGTGGAGTTCTGAGGAACATCGTCTTCTACCACGCACTTGAGGCCAAACAGCTAAACATCCCTGAGCCAAAACCTCTCCCAGTGAATGACGCCATGGTGGAAGAATGGGATACTCTGGTGCCACATTATTTCGTGGGAGACGATGCGTTTAGCCTGACAGAAAATGTCATGAAGCCTTACGCAAGGAGGGCGATATCAGAAGAGCAAAGGGTTTTTAACTATCGATTATCTAGAGCTCGGAGAGTGAGCGAGAATGCGTTTGGTATTCTTAGTGCTAAATTTAGAATTTTCCACTCCACACTGTGTGTTAAGCCAAAAAACGCAATAAGCATAGTTCATTCATGTCTGGCATTGCATAACTTCCTTATTAACAAATGCCCAACAGTCTACACAACGCCAGGGTCCCTggattatgaaaatgaaaacggTGAAGTTATTGCTGGTGAATGGAGGCAAACTGGAGACAACACATTTGAGAATCTGGCTCTTCCTGGAATGAATCACACAAGAAGTGCCAGTCAGATGAGAGGTTACCTCTCAGAGTATGTTAATAGTCCTGGGCAGGTTCCCTGGCAATGGAAAGTTCTTTTACCTTAG